Proteins from a genomic interval of Pithys albifrons albifrons isolate INPA30051 chromosome 15, PitAlb_v1, whole genome shotgun sequence:
- the TGFBI gene encoding transforming growth factor-beta-induced protein ig-h3 isoform X2 has product MVCPNVCAVQKLIGTNRKYFTNCKQWYQRKICGKSTVISYECCPGYEKVPGEKGCPAALPLSNIYETLGVVGSATTQLYSDRSNLRPEIEGPGSFTIFAPSNEAWASLSAETLDSLVSNVNIELLNALRYHMVDKRVLTDDLKHGTTLNSMYQSLPIQIHHYPNGIVTVNCARLLKADHHATNGVVHVIDKVIATTTNTIQQIIETEDSLETLRAAVAASDLNSLLESEGQYTLLAPTNEAFKKIPQETLNRILGDPEALRDLLNHHILKSAMCAEAIIAGLTMETLEGTTLDVGCSGEELTLNGKPIIANKDILATNGVVHFVNELLIPDSAKTLFELAQESEVSKSTDLFRQAGLSSHLTGSEQVTLLAPVNDVFKDGLPVIDSNMRNLLLNHIVKDQLSSKYLYHGQKLQTLGDKELRVFVYRNNLCIENACIAAHDKRGRFGTLFSVDKMLTPPTGSVMDVLKADHRFSTLVAAIQSAGLTENLNRPGTLTVFAPTNEAFRAMPQGELNKLMGNAKELANLLKFHVADEILVSGAVNALVRLKSLQGDKLEVSMKNHVIHINKEPVAESDIMATNGVIYAVNSVLQPQASRPQERGDEPADPALEIFKQASALSKVSQRNPRLAPVYSRLLARMKSPGGV; this is encoded by the exons ccccaacGTGTGTGCAGTGCAGAAGCTGATTGGCACGAACAGGAAATACTTCACCAACTGCAAGCAGTGGTACCAGAGGAAGATCTGTGGGAAGTCCAC AGTCATCAGTTACGAGTGCTGTCCTGGATATGAAAAAGTTCCTGGAGAAAAAGGCTGCCCAGCTG CCCTGCCACTTTCCAACATCTATGAAACCCTGGGAGTGGTTGGTTCTGCCACCACACAGCTCTACTCTGACCGCTCCAACCTGAGGCCAGAAATCGAAGGACCTGGAAGCTTTACCATTTTTGCTCCCAGTAACGAGGCCTGGGCATCCTTGTCTGCT GAAACTCTGGATTCCTTAGTCAGTAATGTCAACATTGAGCTGCTCAACGCCCTCCGCTACCACATGGTGGACAAACGGGTCCTCACGGATGATCTGAAACATGGGACAACACTCAACTCCATGTACCAGAGCCTGCCCATCCAGATTCACCACTATCCCAATGGG ATTGTGACTGTCAACTGTGCCAGGCTGTTGAAAGCTGACCATCATGCCACCAATGGAGTGGTTCATGTCATCGACAAAGTCATCGCTACCACGACAAACACCATCCAGCAGATCATTGAGACCGAGGACAGCCTGGAAACTCTTCGG gctgctgtggctgcatcTGACCTCAACAGCTTGCTGGAAAGTGAGGGCCAGTACACATTGCTGGCTCCAACCAATGAAGCCTTTAAGAAGATCCCACAAGAAACCCTGAACAGGATCCTGGGGGACCCAGAAGCCCTGAGGG ACCTGCTGAACCATCACATCCTGAAGTCAGCCATGTGTGCTGAGGCCATCATCGCTGGCCTGACCATGGAGACACTGGAAGGGACCACCCTGGACGTGGGCTGCAGTGGGGAAGAGCTGACCCTCAACGGGAAGCCCATCATTGCCAACAAGGACATCCTGGCAACCAACGGCGTCGTGCATTTTGTTAACGAGCTGCTGATCCCAGACTCAG ctaAGACTCTGTTTGAGTTGGCACAAGAATCTGAAGTTTCCAAGTCTACAGACCTTTTCAGACAAGCTGGTCTCAGTTCTCATCTAACTGGCAGTGAGCAAGTGACCCTCCTTGCCCCAGTGAATGATGTGTTCAAAG ATGGACTCCCTGTTATTGACAGCAACATGAGAAACTTGCTCCTGAACCACATTGTTAAAGACCAGCTCTCCTCTAAATACCTGTACCACGGGCAGAAGCTGCAGACTCTGGGGGACAAGGAGCTGAGAGTCTTTGTGTACCGCAAT AACCTTTGCATTGAAAATGCCTGCATTGCTGCCCATGACAagaggggaaggtttgggacCTTGTTCAGCGTGGACAAAATGTTGACTCCGCCAACTGGCTCAGTGATGGATGTTCTCAAGGCAGACCATCGCTTCAG TACGTTGGTGGCTGCGATCCAGTCTGCGGGGCTGACCGAGAACCTCAACAGGCCGGGCACCCTCACAGTGTTTGCTCCCACCAACGAGGCCTTCCGAGCCATGCCCCAGGGGGAGCTGAACAAACTCATGG GCAATGCCAAGGAGCTTGCCAACCTCCTCAAGTTCCACGTGGCCGACGAGATCCTGGTGAGCGGCGCCGTCAATGCCCTCGTGAGGCTCAAGTCCCTGCAGGGAGACAAACTGGAAGTCAGCATG AAAAACCACGTGATACACATCAACAAGGAGCCTGTTGCTGAAAGTGATATCATGGCCACGAATGGTGTGATTTATGCTGTGAACTCTGTCCTACAGCCCCAGG CTTCAAGGCCACAAGAACGAGGTGATGAGCCTGCAGACCCTGCATTAGAGATCTTCAAACAGGCATCTGCACTGTCCAAG GTTTCTCAGAGGAATCCTCGACtag CTCCCGTCTACTCCCGGCTACTGGCGAGGATGAAGAGCCCGGGAGGAGTCTGA
- the TGFBI gene encoding transforming growth factor-beta-induced protein ig-h3 isoform X1, producing the protein MARVVPLLLLALELANAAKSPYQQVLQHSRLRGRQHGPNVCAVQKLIGTNRKYFTNCKQWYQRKICGKSTVISYECCPGYEKVPGEKGCPAALPLSNIYETLGVVGSATTQLYSDRSNLRPEIEGPGSFTIFAPSNEAWASLSAETLDSLVSNVNIELLNALRYHMVDKRVLTDDLKHGTTLNSMYQSLPIQIHHYPNGIVTVNCARLLKADHHATNGVVHVIDKVIATTTNTIQQIIETEDSLETLRAAVAASDLNSLLESEGQYTLLAPTNEAFKKIPQETLNRILGDPEALRDLLNHHILKSAMCAEAIIAGLTMETLEGTTLDVGCSGEELTLNGKPIIANKDILATNGVVHFVNELLIPDSAKTLFELAQESEVSKSTDLFRQAGLSSHLTGSEQVTLLAPVNDVFKDGLPVIDSNMRNLLLNHIVKDQLSSKYLYHGQKLQTLGDKELRVFVYRNNLCIENACIAAHDKRGRFGTLFSVDKMLTPPTGSVMDVLKADHRFSTLVAAIQSAGLTENLNRPGTLTVFAPTNEAFRAMPQGELNKLMGNAKELANLLKFHVADEILVSGAVNALVRLKSLQGDKLEVSMKNHVIHINKEPVAESDIMATNGVIYAVNSVLQPQASRPQERGDEPADPALEIFKQASALSKVSQRNPRLAPVYSRLLARMKSPGGV; encoded by the exons ccccaacGTGTGTGCAGTGCAGAAGCTGATTGGCACGAACAGGAAATACTTCACCAACTGCAAGCAGTGGTACCAGAGGAAGATCTGTGGGAAGTCCAC AGTCATCAGTTACGAGTGCTGTCCTGGATATGAAAAAGTTCCTGGAGAAAAAGGCTGCCCAGCTG CCCTGCCACTTTCCAACATCTATGAAACCCTGGGAGTGGTTGGTTCTGCCACCACACAGCTCTACTCTGACCGCTCCAACCTGAGGCCAGAAATCGAAGGACCTGGAAGCTTTACCATTTTTGCTCCCAGTAACGAGGCCTGGGCATCCTTGTCTGCT GAAACTCTGGATTCCTTAGTCAGTAATGTCAACATTGAGCTGCTCAACGCCCTCCGCTACCACATGGTGGACAAACGGGTCCTCACGGATGATCTGAAACATGGGACAACACTCAACTCCATGTACCAGAGCCTGCCCATCCAGATTCACCACTATCCCAATGGG ATTGTGACTGTCAACTGTGCCAGGCTGTTGAAAGCTGACCATCATGCCACCAATGGAGTGGTTCATGTCATCGACAAAGTCATCGCTACCACGACAAACACCATCCAGCAGATCATTGAGACCGAGGACAGCCTGGAAACTCTTCGG gctgctgtggctgcatcTGACCTCAACAGCTTGCTGGAAAGTGAGGGCCAGTACACATTGCTGGCTCCAACCAATGAAGCCTTTAAGAAGATCCCACAAGAAACCCTGAACAGGATCCTGGGGGACCCAGAAGCCCTGAGGG ACCTGCTGAACCATCACATCCTGAAGTCAGCCATGTGTGCTGAGGCCATCATCGCTGGCCTGACCATGGAGACACTGGAAGGGACCACCCTGGACGTGGGCTGCAGTGGGGAAGAGCTGACCCTCAACGGGAAGCCCATCATTGCCAACAAGGACATCCTGGCAACCAACGGCGTCGTGCATTTTGTTAACGAGCTGCTGATCCCAGACTCAG ctaAGACTCTGTTTGAGTTGGCACAAGAATCTGAAGTTTCCAAGTCTACAGACCTTTTCAGACAAGCTGGTCTCAGTTCTCATCTAACTGGCAGTGAGCAAGTGACCCTCCTTGCCCCAGTGAATGATGTGTTCAAAG ATGGACTCCCTGTTATTGACAGCAACATGAGAAACTTGCTCCTGAACCACATTGTTAAAGACCAGCTCTCCTCTAAATACCTGTACCACGGGCAGAAGCTGCAGACTCTGGGGGACAAGGAGCTGAGAGTCTTTGTGTACCGCAAT AACCTTTGCATTGAAAATGCCTGCATTGCTGCCCATGACAagaggggaaggtttgggacCTTGTTCAGCGTGGACAAAATGTTGACTCCGCCAACTGGCTCAGTGATGGATGTTCTCAAGGCAGACCATCGCTTCAG TACGTTGGTGGCTGCGATCCAGTCTGCGGGGCTGACCGAGAACCTCAACAGGCCGGGCACCCTCACAGTGTTTGCTCCCACCAACGAGGCCTTCCGAGCCATGCCCCAGGGGGAGCTGAACAAACTCATGG GCAATGCCAAGGAGCTTGCCAACCTCCTCAAGTTCCACGTGGCCGACGAGATCCTGGTGAGCGGCGCCGTCAATGCCCTCGTGAGGCTCAAGTCCCTGCAGGGAGACAAACTGGAAGTCAGCATG AAAAACCACGTGATACACATCAACAAGGAGCCTGTTGCTGAAAGTGATATCATGGCCACGAATGGTGTGATTTATGCTGTGAACTCTGTCCTACAGCCCCAGG CTTCAAGGCCACAAGAACGAGGTGATGAGCCTGCAGACCCTGCATTAGAGATCTTCAAACAGGCATCTGCACTGTCCAAG GTTTCTCAGAGGAATCCTCGACtag CTCCCGTCTACTCCCGGCTACTGGCGAGGATGAAGAGCCCGGGAGGAGTCTGA